The Deinococcus misasensis DSM 22328 DNA window CAGCGTCCAGAAAGTCAAAGAGGCCGGAATCCGGGTGCGTGTGGCCAGCCCAAGGATCCTCAAACCCACCGAGCAGAACATCCAGAAATTCCTGCTGTCTCTGGACTGCGAAATTCTGGTGCGTTCAGGCGGTTTGCTGGAGGGTTTGTTGAAAGTAGACGAGCGTCCAGCCCTGACCGGAGATTTCAGCCTCAACACCGCCAACGTGCTGACCGCTGAAACCTATCTGGACCTCGGGGTGCAGGCGGTGACCCCCACCCACGACCTGAACGCCCGCCAGATCGAAGAACTGGCAGAGGCCATTGGCGGAGACAATGTGGAGGTGATTGCTTACCAGCATTTGCCTGTGTTCCACACCGAGCACTGCGTGTTCTGCCGTTTCCTCAGTGAAGGCACCGATTACACCAACTGCGGGCACCCCTGCGAATCCCACAAAGTGGCCCTGAAAGACAAACGGGGCTTGCTGCATCCCGTCATGGCCGATGTGGGCTGCCGGAACACCGTCTTCGGGGCAGAAGCCCAGAGCGCCACCCGCCACCTTGCCGGATGGCAGGACAGCGGCATCCTAAATTACCGTCTGGAATTTGTCCACGAAGGTGCGCAGGAAGTCCGGGAAGTGACCCGTGCCTATCAGGCGTATTTTGCTGGAAGTCTGAATGTGACAGAACTCGAAGTCCGTTTGAAAGAAGTCACCCAGCAAGGCATCACGGAAGGCAGTTTGTTTGTGCCCCATGATTTTGAGAACTTGCCCCAACTGATGTGAGCTGCAAAACCAAAAAGAGGAGCAGCAAAGCTCCTCTTTTTGGTTTTAAAGCATTTGACAGAGAAATAAGAGGTTGATGCTTGAGGTCGTGTTGTTTGAAATAGAAGGATTCAAAAGAATCCTTCTATTTCACTGTTAAACGCAGTAATCCTGTTTAAGGCTGGATGCCTCGGGCGAGGAAAGCATTTTTCACTGCCGTGGCAGCAGTGGTGCCGTACATGGCCTGCGCTGTGGTCACAGTTGCTTTTGCAGCAGCATTGAAACTGGTGTCTGGGGCAAACTTGAACTGGGCGTTGATGATCACCCGGTCTGCTTTGTAGGCACCCAGGGCTTTGCGAATGTCGAACAGGGCTCTGGACCAGATTTCACCATCGGCGTGCACTTCACCGATCATGTCTTTGACGGTTTTGCTGGTGTCGGTCCGGCGCAAGCAGTGGGGAGCAGGGGTGTAACTGACGCTGTCCCAATCTGCAATGCAGGCCAGATCGGCTTTGATGGGTGCACCATATTTCTGGGCCACGGCCTCTCCAACGGTCAGGGCCAGATAGTCACCGAAAGCCTCTCCAATGGATCCAGCCTCCAGAGAACTTCCAAAACCCGGCACCTGTGCATCATGCACAGCATGTCCGTACTCGTGGACGATCACTTCGCCGTCTTCGGCATCATCCACGCCACCTTTGCCCATGCGGATTTCGTCTTTGGTGTCGGTGCTGAAGGAATTGTCCTGCCCCCACTGGTTGATGCGGATGTCCTGCGACTCCATGTTGACGGGAGGCAGTTCTCCGGTGCCAAATCCCAGACTCTGGATGTGTTTCTGGGCTTCAGTGATCCAGAAATAGGCCATCACCTGCTCAAATTGATCGCTGCTGCGGGTGTAATTGAGGGGTCCGCCCAGCACCTGCACAGGTTTTCCAGTTTCACTGCGCACAGTGGCCCATTTGCCCTGCAACGCACCACTGCCGTCCAAGTCGGTCAGCACCACTTTGTAATAGGCACTTGCTGGAACAGCACTGTCTGCATCTTTGTTGTCCTGAAGGGTCTGGTCTCCAGAGGTTTGCACCGGGTTGGGCAGGAAGACCTGTGCAGCAACGCTGGTGGGTCCAGCAAGTTTCTGGACTGAAAGGGCATTTCTGTCGGCTGTGGAGTTGCAAGCCGCAAGCAACAAAAGGGAAGCGGAAACCAGCAAGATTTTGCAGTTCATGTGGACCTCACAACGTGGATTTGGGTGATCTTACCTTACATTTCTGATGCATTTCTGATCAAACTGCAAAACCCCTGCCTGAAACAAATAAGCATCTTCGCCTACTTTGCTCTGATGCAGAACAAAATGGAAGCATCAAGGAGGCACACATGAAACGAAAAATCGGCACACAAGAGGTCAGTGCTCTGGGCATGGGCTGCTGGGCCATCGGAGGGGAATGGTTTGCTGGAGAACAACCCCTCGGATGGGGCAAAGTGGACGATCAGGAATCCATTCGGGCACTTCATGCGGCTCTGGAGATGGGCGTGACCCTGTTTGACACCGCAGACATTTACGGCTGCGGTCACAGTGAACGTGTTCTGGGAGAAGCCTTTCAGGGCAGAGAGGACATCTTCATTGCCACCAAATTCGGCAATGTGCCAGAGGAAAACAGCAAACAGGTCCTCGGGGAAAACACCTCTGCGGAATACATCGTGCAGGCCTGTGAAGCCAGCCTGAAACGCCTGAAGCGTGAACACATCGACCTGTACCAACTGCACATCAATTTTCATGACCTGGACAGCTCTTTTCAGGTGGCAGACACCCTTGAAAAACTGGCCGATGAAGGCAAAATCCGTGCTTTTGGATGGAGCACCGACGATCCCGAGCGTGCAGCAGCATGGAAGGATTACCCCCACTTCAAGGCCGTTCAGCACTCCATCAATGTGCTGCAACCCGCCACAGGAATGCTGCGCACCTGTGAAGAACTGGATCTGGCCAGCATCAACCGGGGTCCTCTGGCCATGGGCCTCCTGACCGGAAAATTCAGTCAGGGACAGCAGCTCTCTGACACCGACATCCGGGCCAAAACCCCAAGTTGGTTGGAAGACTCGGGCTGGTTCAAAAATGGCGTACCCGGTCAGGAATTTCTGGACCGTTTGGAAAGCGTCCGTGAAGTGCTCACTTCAGATGGTCGCACCCTCACACAGGGGGCTCTGGCATGGCTGTGTGCTGCCAGCGAGAAAACCTTGCCCATTCCCGGTTTCAGAACCGTCAAGCAGGTGCAGGAAAACGCTGGAGCGCTGGAACATGGCCCCTTGAGCCCAGAGCAATTTCAGGAGGTGGAAACCCTGCTTGGCCGGAGGTAAGCTCAGGTGAGCAGTTTTTTGATGATCACGCCCTGCAATTCTTCTGTGGAGTTGCAGGGCTGAAGTTCTTCTCTGGGAATGAGGGGTTTGAGCTGGCCTTTGTGGATGACATACACGCTGGGAGCTTCGGTGGTACCGTATTTGCGAACAAAACCGTCCCGGTGCATGAAACGGGATTGATAAGGCAAGCTGGACACAAAAGCCTTCCATTGTGCATCCTGCCCGAGCAGGCCATGGGTCAGGGCATAGAGTTTGCAGGGGTGGTTTTGAGGTGAAAAAGCCGCCTGACTCCAGGCTTTCAGTCGGCTGAGAAAACTGCCATCTGTGTTATACACAAAGATCAGCTTTTCCACTTTTTTCACTTTAAGTGTTGAGACTGGTTTTTACAGTGACAGATTTGCCATCCTCATGAACCCCTGAGCACCTGTGCGATGCCTTGCACCTGCACAAAAGCCTGTTGGCCTTCTTGCAAATGGGTGTTGTGGTGGGCGTGCACCAACACTTCCTGATCTCCACACAGGCAGGTGTACGTGGCATCGTGGCCTTTGTATTCGCGGTGCTGGATGGTGACGGGCACTCCAGAGTCTGCAAAAGCAATGTCCTCGGGGCGCACGGAAAGCAAAACTGGCCCTCTGGCTTCTTCGCTGAGGGTCAGTGCACCAAGGCAGGTCTGGGCCACTTTGCCAGAGGCCTTGGCACTGATCAGGTTGCTGCGCCCCAGAAAGTTGGCCACAAATGCCGTTCTGGGAGCCTGATACACCTCTGGAGGTGTCCCGAGTTGTTCGATTTTTCCGGCCCGCATCAGCATGATCCGGTCTGCGAAACTCAGGGCTTCTTCCTGATCGTGGGTGACCAGAATCGCGGTCATGCCTGCTTCACGCAGAATGGCCCGGACCTCCTGACGGGTGCTGTGCCTGAGGGCAGCATCCAAGTTGGAAAATGGCTCATCCATCAGGATCAGTTTGGGTCTGGGGGCAAGCGCTCGGGCCAGAGCCACCCGTTGTTGCTGACCTCCCGAGAGTTCATGGGGATACCGTTTGGCGAAAATGTTGAGGCCCACCAAACCGAGCACCTGTGCGGTGCGCTCTTCCCGTTCTTTGCGGGTCATGTTTTTCAGCCCAAACATCACGTTCTGGGTGACGTTCATGTGGGGAAAGAGGGCATAATCCTGAAACACCATGCCCACATTGCGTTTCTCGGGGGCCAGAAAGATGCTCTGGTCCATCAGAGGGACACCATCCAGCACCACTTTGCCCTGATCTGCACGCTCAAAGCCCGCAATGACCCTGAGGGTGGTGGTTTTGCCGCACCCAGATGGACCCAGCAAGGCCAGCATCTCCCCTTTGTACACGGTGAAGGAGAGGTCATCCAGAACAGCAGGAAACCCTGCTGCATACCGTTTGGTGAGGTGTTCGATGCGCAACACTTCCGTCATTTTTTCTCCTGCAACACCAGACCTGCAAAAATCCCCGAGACCACCACAATGGTGATCGCGTAAGGTGCAGCATCTGCAAACATGGCTTCTGAGGTGTACGCCCAGACGTTTTTGGCCAGCGTTTCAAAACCAATCGGGCTGAGCAAAAAGCCGATGGGCAACTCTTTGAGGACACTCAGGAACACCAAGGCCAGACTGGCCAGCAAACCCGAGCGCATCAGGGGGAAAGTCACTCTGGCAAAAGCTTGCATGGCGTTGTACCCAAGCGAACGCGCAGCTTCTTCCAGCCTTGGGGTGGCTTGATACAGGCTGGCACGCACCGGACCGATGGCCTCTGCCAGAAAGTGCAGCACATAAGCGCCAATCAAGAGGGTCAGGGTCTGGTAAATGCCCGGAACAGCTTTCAGGGAGAAGAAAATCAAGGCCAGAGCCAGAGCCAGAGGGGGTGTGGCATAGCCGAAGTAAGCGCTGCGCTCGATCAGGCGGGTCCAGAAACCGGGGTACCGCACCCCCAGATAGGCCGGTGGGACCGCCAGAAAAGTGGTGATCAGGGCAGCAGGAATCGCCACCTGCACAGAGTTCCAGAGCACCTCAAGCCAGTCACTGACCCCCTGTTCAATCCCTTGTTTGAGCCAGAAAAGGATTGAACTGATGGGGACCATCAGGGTGGCTCCTGCCACCAGAGCCACAAAAGCCAGAGCAGGAAACGTCCAGCCTTTGAGGTGCAGGAGTGGTGCTTTGCGGGCTGCACCACTTCCCAGACGGGACAATCTCAGGCGTCCCAGCAATCTGGCCTCTAACCAGAGGGTGGTGGCTGTGACCACAAGCAGCATCAGGGAGAGCCATGCTGCATACACCCGGTCAAACGCTGCATTGTACTGCTGGTAAATGGCATAACTGAAGGTTTCGAACCGCATCAGGGACACCACTCCGAAGTCACCAAAGACGTGCAGTGCAATCATCAGGCTTCCGGCGTACCATGCTGGACGCAACTGGGGCAACGTCACCTGCCAGAACACCTGCATGGGAGACCTGCCCAGAGACCGGGCGGCCTCTTCAAGGCTCGGGTCCAGGTTTTTGAGGGTGGCCCAGAAGTTCATGAACAGGTAAGGGAAGTTGAAAAGGGTCAGCACCCCCAGAGCCCCCCAGTACCCCACAGGGTGAGGCCAACGGATGCCCGTCAGGCTCTGGATCATGCCGTCGGTGCCACTGGCGGCCAGCAAAGCATACGCCCCCACATAACCGGGCACGGCCAGAGGCAGCACCCCCAGAAACACCCCCAACTTGCGCAGGGGAAAATCGGTGCGGGTGGTCAGAAAGGCCAGAGGCAGTGCCAGCAAGGTGGAGGCCGTAACCGTGCCCAGCATCAGGATCAGGGTGTTCCAGAGCAATTCCAGATTGCGCACCCGGAACACAATTTCTTTCAGGTCTGCCCCATCGGCTTGCAAGGCACGCAAAACCAGATAGACCAGTGGAATCATCACCCCCAAAGCCGTCAGGGTGGAGAGCACAACAAACAGGGTGGGGGGTCTGGGGGATCTTCTCAACACAAGGAACCTGCTACCTCAAGCCGTTGCCGTTAAGACGACTAAGCTTATCGGATTAATAGAATACAAAAATGGAGGGCGCTTTTGGCCCCCCATCTCACATTGGTATAGAAATTAAAGTGCAACCTGAATTACAGGAGTCCCACTTCACGCAGCAGTTTCTGGGCCTGCTCCAAACGTGGTCCGAGCTTCTCCTGATCGATCTTGGGGCTCAGTTTGGCTGCATCGTTGAAGGGCAGCAAGGTGGAGGGCAGGATGGTGTTGTTGGCAGCAGGGTACTCAAAGAGTTCTCCAGTGAAGAACTGCTGGGCTTTGGCCTGCAACAGGTAGTTCAGGAATTTGGTGGCATCGGTGCGGTTCTTGCTGGTCTTCAGGATGCCTGCACCCGTCACCAGAGCCAGACTGCCCACATCTCCGGCCTGGAAGTAATGGGTGCCGATGGGAGCACCAGACTTCACAAAACGCTGGATGTAGTAGTGGTTGGTCAGGGCCACATCGATTTCACCGTTGCGGATGCCTTCCATCATGGCCACGTTGGAGGCAGCGTAAGACTTGGGCTCCAGGGCTTTCATGCCCAGCAACCATTCTTTGGTGACCGCTTCACCTTTCAGGGCGATCATCGCACCAATGAAGTCCTGAAAGCTGGCGTAGGTGGGGGTCCAGCCGATGCGGCCTTTGAGGTTGGTTTGTTTGGGCAGGTCAAAGACACTCTTGGCGAGGGTCTCGGGTTTGATTTTATTGGTGTTGTAGGCCATCACCCGGAAGCGCACCGACAGGGGCACCCAGGTGTTGTTGCTGGGGGTGTAGGTGTCTGCAAACTTCTTGTTGAAGGTTTTGGACAGGGTGGAAAGCAGTTTGGCATCGTTGGCAATTCCGAGGGTGCCAGAGCTGTTGGCCCACAGGATGTCTGCAGGGCTGGCTTTGCCTTCTTCTTGCAGGGCAGCCAGAATGGCAGAGTCGGTGGCGTAACGCACGTTCACTTTGATGCCGGTGTCTTTTTCAAACTGCTGGACGATGGGGTCAACGAGACCTTTGCTGCGTCCGGTGTAAACAGTGATGGTTTTGCTCTGGGCCAGTGCAGCACCTGCGATCAGGGCTGTCAGGGTGAGGGTCAGGGTTTTTTTCATGAGTGGGTCTCCCTTGAGGGACAACCACCCGGTTTCCCTCTCAACAGCCTAAATCCTAAGTAAGTTACTCGGATTTGTCAAGTAAGGATTTCGGCTTTTGTCTGACCAAAACAAAAATCCCGCCTTGGCGGGAGAAAAACACGGATGCTCTGGTGGTTTTTCAGATCACTGGCGCTGAACGCGGTCTGGCACCACAAACAACTGCACCCAACTGGGAGCACTCCAGACCCAGGAAGAAGACCTTTGCAACTGGGATTTGGACACCATCTCATAGACTGCAGGTTGCAGGCTCTGGCTGGGATAAGAACCGCTGGCACTGATGGGAAAAGAGAGCACCACACTGGTGACCAGCACGGAGCCCAGAAGTCCTCCCATCACCCCACCCAGAATTTTGTAGGTGAGGGATTCCACCTGATTGCGGACCAGGAAAGAAAGACCCTGTGCAAAACCAAAACCCACCACCAGAGTGATCAAGACGGCCACCCAGCCTGTGATGGTGCCAAAACTGGCCATGATGGGCAAAAGCAGGAAAACCACCAGTGCCCAGATGGCCCCGCCCACGCCGCGTTTATAGCCCAGCACAGCAATGCCAGCCCACAAAACCATCAACAGGGCGTCAAGGATGTTAAATTGCCAAGTCATATGTCCTAGTATGACCTGTAAAACCCGTAAAATAAAGTTATGATTCGAATCCTGCTGGTAGATGATCACGCCCTGTTCCGTCAGGGCATCAAGAGCCTCCTCGAAAGCGAAGGAGACATCCGCGTCATTGGTGAAGCGTCCAACGGCCGTGAGGCCATCCGTTTTGCCGCTGAAACCAAGCCTGACCTGATCCTGATGGACATCCAGATGCCCGAACTGGACGGCGTGAAAGCCTGCCAGAGCATCCTGGAAATCGACCCTCAGGCCCGCGTGATCATGATCACCATGTACCGTCAGGACAGTTATGTCTTTGAGGCCCTCAAGGCAGGTGCGCGTGGCTATGTGCTGAAAGACGCCGATGCCAGCACCCTGATCGACGCCATCCGTCGGGTGGCCGAAGGGGAAGCCCTGCTGAATGCCGACCTTGCTCAAAACGTGCTGGACGATTTCCGTCACAAAAAAGAAGTGCTGCCCAGCGAAAAGCACGCCGACCTCAACGAGCGTGAAACCATGATCCTGCGCCTGCTGGCACAGGGCCACAGCAATCAAGAAATCGCCATCAAGATGGACATCAGCGAAAAAACCGTGCGCAACCGCCTGTCGGAAATCTTTGCCAAGTTGCAACTGAACAACCGCACGCAAGCCGCCCTGTATGCCATCCGCGAAGGCATCGCCAATCTGGAATGAAAAAAACCGCCCCTCCCCAGAAACGCACCTTCAAAGCAGGCTGTCAGCGCACCTGGGAAATCGTCACTCTGGAACCCGATCTGGCGTATCTGGAGTTGGCTTTTCCAGAGTGCCCCACCTGCCTGCACCTTGTGGAGCCTGAAGGGGCAAAACCTTTCTGCACCCTCAGACCTCAGGATGCACCCCATCCTTTTGCCAGTCTGGGCAAACTCAAACTTTAACCCGGCAGTAAACTGACAGGTGTGAATCTGCATCCCTGCCTTGCTGAACTGGTTTTGCGTTTCGATGGTGAAGTCTCGCTCTGTGTCTCTGACTTGCAGGGCGAGTTGCTTTTTGTTCATGAAGAACATCGGGTGTTCAAAGCAGCCAGCCTGATCAAACTGCCCATCCTGAGTTGTGCTCTGGAGCAGGTGCAGCAAAATGGCCTGTCTTTGCAGGACCGTCTGGCTGTGTCCAGAGAAAATCAGGTGCCCGGTGCAGGCGTACTGCATGAGATGGAGACCGGACTGTCCCTAACGGTTCAGGACCTCCTGACCCTGATGGTGGTGATCAGTGACAACACCGCCACCAATGTTTTGATCGAGGCCCTGGGCATCCACACCATCAACCAGCACATTGAGCGCATCGGCCTGAAAAACACGTTTCTGGTGGGCAAACTGCAAATGCCTCCAGAGGGGCAAAACGAACAGCAGAAAGCCGGACAGCGCAGCACCACTTCTGCAGCAGACATGAACCTCTGGTTGCACAAATTGGTACACACAGAGTTACTGAATCCAGAGCTGGGTGGGTGGGCCACAAATGTCCTGAAACGCCAGCAAGACCGCAATGTGATCGCCAGACGTTTGCCCCGCACTCCAGAGGGGGAGTTGTTGTTCGATGTCGCCAGCAAAAGTGGTGAAATCAGCCTGCACCGACATGATGTGGGGATTGTTTATGCAGCCAGACCGTATGTGGTTTGCCTGCTCTCCAGAGGGTCAAAAGACCTGAGGGAGCATCCCGACCATCCCCTCACCTTAAGCCTTGCTGAGCTGTCTGAGCGAATTTATTGGTTGCTGCAAAGCCAATAGCGATTTTTGTTCCATTTCGGGACGTTCGTCCCAACGTCCCCCAAGCAGTTGCATAAAATATAAGGATGTGTAGGTGTGATGTCCCGCTGCGTGTGGGAGAGCCGAGCGGCACATGTTATGCTACTTGGTGCTAGATTTCCTGAGATAGGTAGGTCAAATGGAACGGAATGATACAACCATACCGGCAGTGTCCCTGATCGTGGCGGCAATATTCTGGGTGATATTGCTGTTCCTCTTTAACTCCACCCTGAAGTCCCATGGGGCAGAAAAAGAGGCAGCCGCCGCTCCTGCAGCTGCCACAGCAAGTGCAGGTGACTGGGAAAAAGGCGGCAAGGCCATTTTTGAAGCAAGCTGCGCTGGTTGCCACGGGGCCAACGGTGAAGGTGGCTTTGGCAAGAAGTTGGCTGGAGAACCTTTCGTCACTGGGGATCCTGCTGCCGTCATCAACATCATCCAGAAGGGCAAAGGCGGCATGCCTGCTTTCCCCCAACTGGGTGAAGCTGACCTGCTGAACGTGGTGAACTTCATCAGAAACAGCTGGGGCAACAAAGCCGACATCGTCACCCCAGAGATTTTTGCCTCCAAAGGGGACGAAGAAGCCAAACTGGCTGCCCTCAACCGCTCCCGCTTCGTGCCAGACCACCTCGGTCTTCCCGAGATCTTCCTGACCACCTTCGTGATCATCCTGACCATTTACGGTCTGATCGGCCTGTACTCCGCATGGGCAGAAGGTGAAACCCTGAAACCCGGCGTCCACCTAGTCCGCAGCAACAACCTGGCTTTTGGCGGCATCATCCTCTCGATGGTGGGTGTGCTGTGGTTCGGCTACCTGTTTGTCCGACAGATCTTGGAAGGCATTCAAGGCAGTGAAGCAGAAAAAGCCATGCCCATCAATGTGACCGCTGAAGGGACTTACGCTGCCATGGTGCTGTTGTGCCTGTCGGCTGCCCTGATGCTTTACAAGAAGTACTTCATGGATGGCGAAGCCCTGGTGGAAGACGCCTCTGGCGAATTCCCCTGGTAAGAGGATAAAAGATGAGTGACCAAAAACTTCCAAAAAGTGAAATCAGTCGGCGCAAGTTTGTGACTGGCGCACTCGGGGTCACTGCTGGCGTGGGCGTGCTGTCTCTGGCCAGTGTGGTGGGTGCACTGCGTCCTGCCAAGCGTCCCCCAACTGCCGAGCAAAAGCCCCCAGCAGCAGGAGATGTGCTGGTTTATGCAGAAGGCACCAACAAAGACCAGCCGATCAAACTGGCAGATTTGAAAGACGATGGTGCCATGATCAAAGCATGGCCCAAAGGCGACGTTCTCAAAGACAAGAACGACAACAACCTGCTGATTCTGTTCCGTTACCCTTCAGGCACCCTCAAAGAACCCACCAAACTGGAAGACACCGCAGAAGGCATCGTGGTCTACGGTGGCATTTGCCAGCACCTCGGCTGTCAGGTCAACCTGAAAGACGACGGCAGTCTGCTGTGCCCCTGCCACTCGGGTTCTTACGATCCCAAAGCCGGGGGTGAAGTGATCGGTGGGCCACCCCCCCGTCCCCTGCCCCAGCTTCCCATCGAAATCAAAGATGGACAGGTCGTGGTGAAAGGTTACTATGTGCGTCCCCGATACGGTGAATCCGTCAGTGACTGGCAGGTCAACCGTGAAGATGCCAAGGGAGGAGCGTAAATGAACCAGTGGCTCGACGAACGTTTACACATCAGCCGCCTGAACGACAAGTTCCTGCGCAAAGCCTTCCCTGTGCACCACAGCTTCTTCCTCGGTGAAATCACCCTGTTCTCTCTGGTGATCCTGATCATCAGTGGAATCCTGCTGACCTTCACCTATGAACCCAGCACCCGACTGGTGGATGGGGTTCCTGCGGCCTACGCCAGCATCCTGAAAATCAACAGCATGCCCTTTGGAGACATGCTGCGCCGCATTCACCACTGGAGCGCCAACATCATGGTGGGTGCTGCAGTGATCCACATGTTCCGCATCTACTTCTCGGGAGCTTTCAAAAAGCCCCGTGAAATCAACTGGTGGATTGGCTTTCTCCTGCTGATTTTCAGTGCCCTGACTGCTGTCACGGGATACTGCCTTCCCTACGACCAGTTTGCTTTCGCCACCCTGAAAGTGATTTACGGCATCACCAGCAGTGTTCCTTTCATCGGTCCATGGCTTGCTGAGCTGTTCTTCGCTGGTCCCTTCCCCGGTCCTGGCATTGTGTCCCGCTTCTACGGTTACCACATCATGCTGCTGCCCGGCATTCTGGTCGCCCTGACTGCAGCCCACATGCTGCTGATGATCAAACAGAAGCACACCCAGCCCGGCTATGCCAAAAAAATCGCCTACAAGAAAATTGTGGGTGTGCCCCTCTCCACCCAGCAAAGCATCATCATGATCATCCTGTTCGTGCTGATGACCGCCCTCATCGTGCTGTTCAGTGCCTTCATTCCCGTTCACCCTGTGGAAGTGTATGGTCCACCCAGCAACTCCACCCCCACCATCAAACCCGACTGGTACCTGCTGTGGATTTTCGGCATTCTGGCCATCATGCCCCCAGAGTTTGTGAAGCTGCCTGAAGATCCCACCCTGATCACCAGCAGCCAGCAAGCCCTGGCCACCCTGCTGAACCCCGAGTTCATCGGAGCCATGCTGATCCCCGGCCTGATCCTTGGCCCTGTGTTCCTGGCTCCCCTCTTTGACCGCTCCAAAGAGAACCTGTATTACGCCGAGAACCCCACCGAGCACCCCAAGCGTCTGGCTCTGGGTCTGGCGTGGTGCACCCTCATGATCGTGCTGTCTGTGGCCGGCTACAAACCCGAGATCCAGACCGCCTTCGAAAATGCACGTGGCATTGGCAGCATGGATGCTGAAGCTGCTGCTGCTGCCAAAGTGGTCATTGAAGGTCAGGTCAAGATGATGCTTTACGCTGCCATCGTGGTGCTGCCCATCATCGTGTACATCCTGACTTTCGGGGTTGTGCGCATGATCAAAAACAGCCGTGAAACCGATGCCCGCGAAATGGCAGCTTATCAGGACATGCTTGCCAAAGAAGCCGCTCACGGTCACGACGACTGAGAAGTCCAGTCAACCCCTTGAAGCGATGCACATGCATCGCTTCATTTTTTTCATAATGGAAACAGCATGGAGACTTTGCGGTATTTTGCCGAGCAGGCCAAAACACTGGAATTGAGCCCGGACACCTTAGACACTGCCTCTGAGGAAGCCCTCCGTACCTTTGCCAGCCGGGTGTTGCAGGAACTGGTGGCACAGGGTTTGCTGGAAGATGGAAGTCAGGTTGGATGTTTCACCGCTTATGCAGGGAGGTCAGGAGATGCTTAAAAATTACCGTTTGTGGTGGCATGCCCCGAGGCTCAGGCACACCAGTGGCGAAGAAGAGCGCAAAGTCAGCTGGCTGGAATTGTTCTTTGATCTGGTGTTTGTGGTGATCATTGCCCGCCTTGCCCACCATTTTGGAGAGCATCCTTCGTGGTATGGGCTGGGAGAGCTCGCCTTGCTGTTCATTCCGGTGTGGTGGGTCTGGATTGCTGGCACCATTTACACCGACCGCTTCGAAACCGAAGATTTGAGTTACCGGACCCTGATGTTCGTGATGATGCTCATTGTGGGGGTCATGGCGGTGTTTGCGCCTTATGGCCTTGGCAAATACGCCGACGCTTACGCCTGGAGTTACGTGTCTGCCAGAGTGCTGATCATCGGCATGTGGCTGAGGGCTGGCAAACACAATCCCATTGCCCGACCCATGACCAACAAATTTGCAGTGGGTTTTGGCATGAGTGCAGTGCTCTGGGCCATCAGCACCCAGTTTGATGGAACCCTCAGCGTGGTTT harbors:
- a CDS encoding cytochrome b, yielding MNQWLDERLHISRLNDKFLRKAFPVHHSFFLGEITLFSLVILIISGILLTFTYEPSTRLVDGVPAAYASILKINSMPFGDMLRRIHHWSANIMVGAAVIHMFRIYFSGAFKKPREINWWIGFLLLIFSALTAVTGYCLPYDQFAFATLKVIYGITSSVPFIGPWLAELFFAGPFPGPGIVSRFYGYHIMLLPGILVALTAAHMLLMIKQKHTQPGYAKKIAYKKIVGVPLSTQQSIIMIILFVLMTALIVLFSAFIPVHPVEVYGPPSNSTPTIKPDWYLLWIFGILAIMPPEFVKLPEDPTLITSSQQALATLLNPEFIGAMLIPGLILGPVFLAPLFDRSKENLYYAENPTEHPKRLALGLAWCTLMIVLSVAGYKPEIQTAFENARGIGSMDAEAAAAAKVVIEGQVKMMLYAAIVVLPIIVYILTFGVVRMIKNSRETDAREMAAYQDMLAKEAAHGHDD
- a CDS encoding ubiquinol-cytochrome c reductase iron-sulfur subunit, coding for MSDQKLPKSEISRRKFVTGALGVTAGVGVLSLASVVGALRPAKRPPTAEQKPPAAGDVLVYAEGTNKDQPIKLADLKDDGAMIKAWPKGDVLKDKNDNNLLILFRYPSGTLKEPTKLEDTAEGIVVYGGICQHLGCQVNLKDDGSLLCPCHSGSYDPKAGGEVIGGPPPRPLPQLPIEIKDGQVVVKGYYVRPRYGESVSDWQVNREDAKGGA
- a CDS encoding c-type cytochrome — its product is MILLFLFNSTLKSHGAEKEAAAAPAAATASAGDWEKGGKAIFEASCAGCHGANGEGGFGKKLAGEPFVTGDPAAVINIIQKGKGGMPAFPQLGEADLLNVVNFIRNSWGNKADIVTPEIFASKGDEEAKLAALNRSRFVPDHLGLPEIFLTTFVIILTIYGLIGLYSAWAEGETLKPGVHLVRSNNLAFGGIILSMVGVLWFGYLFVRQILEGIQGSEAEKAMPINVTAEGTYAAMVLLCLSAALMLYKKYFMDGEALVEDASGEFPW